The sequence below is a genomic window from Opitutia bacterium.
GGTCGCGTTCGCGCTCGACGCCGATCTTCGTGTCGCGCCCGAGCAGCACCGCGATCACGCGCAACACCTGTCCGACCGCCCCGCCCGGATTGCCGCGCAAATCGAGCACGAGCCGGTCATAGCCGCGGATTTTCGCCAGCCCCTCCGTGATCTCCGCGTCGGACATGAAACGCTTCAAGCGCCACACGAACACCCCGTCGAACTCCTCGTAACGATTCCGCCCCCGCTCCACGCGGTCGCCCTGCTGGCGCATCAGGACATCGAAGTCCCGCCGCAAATCCAGGTTGCGCTCGCGCTCCGTGACCTTCGTCGCGATCTCCAACTCGCGCGCCGGCTCACCCGGCGACGCGAGGGTGAGCCGCAGACTCCGGTGCGGCTCGATCGCGTTCAACAGATACATCCACGCGCGCAATGTGTCCGCCGCGACGGGCGCCCCGTCGATCGCGAGCAATTGGTCGCCGACCTTCAGCCCCTTTTTCGCCGCGTCGCTGCCCGGCTTCACCCGATGGATGAGGCAGGACTTGCCCGACGCCATCGCGCTCCAGCCGTAGTCGAAATCGAAGCCCCAACGCGGCGGGACGAAATACGTGTGCGAATCCCCAAACGCGCGCGTGACGCCTGCGATGGCGCGAAACACCTCGGCATTCGACTGTGCCTGCGCGATGCGCGCGCTCGCCTCGGCGACCACCGCGTCGAGCTTCACGCCCTTGAACGCGGGATCGTAGTGATGCTCGGCGATGTCGCGCCGCACCTGCTTGAGCATGATCTGGCCCGCCTCGCGTTGGTAATCGGAGAGCCCGCCGGAATTCTCGGCCGCCTGCACGGCACCGGCCAACGCGATCACGATGGCTGCAAGAAATTGTTTCAGCATAGTCATCCGTGGCCCGCGGACATTTTCGAGTCAGGCAAACGCCCCGCGCCGTCGCAAGTCCGTCCCCGCATAAAAAAGGCGCGGCCAAAACCGCGCCTCGAAAGATCGCTTGCCGGCCAAGTCTATTTGCCGGGTTCGCTTGGTGCCGCAGTCGGAGCTGGGGCCGGAGCCGCCTTCGCATCGGTCGCTTCCGCCGGCGCGGGCACGGCGGCAGACGTTGATGGAGCGACCGGAGCGGGTGACTCGGCGGGTTTCGGAGCTTCCGCCACCGCCGGCTTCGTCGCGGGCTGAAGATTCACGACCAACGGATTGGGTTCGTGATTCAGCGAAGCTCCGGACACGGCATCCACGCCGATCCCGATGACGCCACCGATCAACGCATTTCCGGCGAGCCCCGCCGCGCCCTTGCCGGCGATCTTCGTGCCGACGGTGCGCGTGACGGTTTCGTAGCCCTCTTTGGAGACGGTCACGATGAGATCGCGTTTCCGCGGCACCGTGAACGTCACCGGAGTGACGCCCGTCTCACCGCTATCGAGCCGCACTGAGGCAGCCGACGGGTTCGACTCGACTTTGAATTGCTCCGTGGTCCCACGCGTAATGGTGGCGCAACCGATCTGAAGCAGGGATGCCAATGCGGCAGCCCCGAGGAGTAGAGTTCTGGGGAACTTCATGGAGGTAACCTGGCCCGTGATGCGAATTTTCGCCCGGCGAGAAATCCGATTTTTCCGCGTGCCCGCAAGGGCAATCCTCCCGCGAGCCAACCGAAAAGCGTTCTTGCGCAAAAAAGGCGCGACTGGGAAGCCGCGCCTCGACGAACTCAACCCGTCATTTCGTGGCGTATTGCAGCGTGGGCAGCACCGGCTTCGCTTCCGCCTCCGTGACGACCTTCATCGAAGGCCGGCCGGCCAAAACGCCCATCTGCACACCGCATTCGATGTAGTAGGTTTTGCCGGCCTCGACCTCCACGTTTTGCAGCGTGTCGGTTTCGGTCGCGGCCGCGTAGACGTGTTGGCCCGGCGACGCGTAGTGGAAGAAATACGTTCCGTTCGCGATGGCGCCGATCACGGTGTTGTTTGCCCGGTCGCGCACATCGTAGGAAATCGCGGCGCCCATGAATTTCTTCGGACGGAAGAAATAGACGACGCCTTGGTCCGCCTTGGGTTCGGCGTAGGCATTGGCGGCCTGCCGATTGACAGAGGCGCAACCGACTTCGAGCAGCGCCACCGCGGCGGCAACTGCGAACAGGATCACTTTGGTGTATTTCATTTCTTATGTCTGGCCCGTGAAGCGGAATAACCCGCAGTCGACCTGTATCTGTCGGCGTTTCGGAGTGGCAAGCGCGAAGCCGCCCTGAGGCGGCTCCGCTGGCGTATCGACCAAAAGAAAACGGCGCGGACTGAACCGCGCCGTGTGAATCAATACTCCGCGCAGGAAACGCGGATCACTTCGCGCCCAGCAATTCGCTCACCAGGGCGTCGGCGCCGTAGACTTTGCGCATCGTCTCGAGGATGCCGCGCACGTCCACGCTCACCGAGCGCGCGCGCGTGTCGCTGAAGGCGTAGTTCCACACCAGCGTGTCGATGTTGCCGTCGAAGATGATGCCGATGAACTCGCCGTTGCGATTGATGGTCGGGCTGCCGGAGTTGCCGCCGATGCTGTAGCAGGTCGCGATGAAGTTGAACGGCACCGCTGCATCGAGCTTGTCCTTCGCCTCCACCCAGCTCGGGGGCAGGTCATAGGGCGGCACGTTGCCGCGGTCCGCTGCGCGCTCGAAGATCCCGCCGAGCGTGGTGTAGGGCGCGACCTTCGCGCCGCCGGCGTCGATGCCCTTCACCGCGCCGTAGGAGAGGCGCAGCGTGAACGTCGCGTCGGGCGAAACCTTGTCGCCGTCCTTCGCGTAACGGACCTTGGCGATGCGCGCGTGGGCCTGCTGCTTGGCTTCGCTCTGCGCGTCGATCGTCTTGCGCACGCCGCGGGCAAACGGCTCCATCGCGAGCGCGAGCTGCACCATCGCGTCGGCGGACTTCGCGAGTTCGTCTGCGGATTGCGCGTAGAGCGCCTTGCGGGCGGCGATGTCGAGCACCTGTGTGCCATTCACGAGTTCGGCAGCGCGCACCGCGGGCGACTTGCCGCCGAGCGCGGCTTTCACCGCCGGGTCGTTGGCGCCGAGTTCCATCGCCATGAGCGTGAGGTAGTGCTCGATTTTCACCTGCTCGACTTCGGGGTGGATCGGTTTGGCGGAGAAGAGCGCGAGCTCGAAGGTGGTCTTGCCCGAGTCGCGATATTCGGGGAGGCGATCGCCGTTCGGCTTGGTGCGCTCGGCGGCGGAGCGGACGAGGTCGCGGGCGATCTTGTAGAGGCTCGAGTTGAAATAGTAGAACTCGGTGTAGTTGTAGCGCGTGATGTTGGCGGCGATAACGCGCTGCGCGTCGGCGATCTTGTCCCACGCATCGCTGGCCCCGAGTTCGGGCTTGTCCTGGGCGAACTTTTTCAGCGCGTCCTCCTCCGCCTGCTTGGCGGCGACGAGCTGCGGATCGAGCAGGCCGCCGATGCGTCCGTCGTAGACCTTGCGGCTGTTTTCAATGCCGCGAATCTCGTCCTGCACCTGGCGGGCGTTTTCCTGGCCGCGTTTGGCGTAGGCGTTGAGCAGCACTTCGCGGCTCTTCATCCAACGGAGCACGCCGGGCAACTGGACGTCGCGCGCGTATTCGAGTTCCGCCATCGTGATGAGGCGTTGCGTCGTGCCGGGATGTCCGGCGAGGAACACGAGATCGCCCTCCTTCGTGCCGGCGGGATTCCATTTGAGGAAGTGCTCCACCTTCGCCGGCTGGCCGTTTTCGTAGGCGCGGAAGATCGAGATATCGAGGTTGAAGCGGGGGTATTCGAAGTTGTCCGGATCGCCGCCGAAGAACGCCGCCTGCTCCTCCGGCGCGAAGACGAGGCGCACGTCCGTGTAGACCTTGTAGCGGTAGAGGTGGTATTGCGCGCCTTGGAAGAGCGTGACGATGTCGCTGCGCAGGCCGGTCTTTTCAAACGATTCTTTCTCGATCGCAGCCTTGGCGGCGTTGCGCGCGGCGAGAACTTCTTCGGCCGACATGCCGTCGCGCACGCTCGCGTTAACCTTCGCGGTGACGTCCTCGATCGACTGCAGGACGTTGAGTTCGAGGTCGACGCACTTGCGCTCATCGGCGCGCGTCTTGGCGTAGAAGCCCTCCTTGAGCAGATTGTGCTCCTTCGTGCTCAGCTTGAAGATCGCGTCGAAGCCGACGTGGTGGTTCGTGATGATCAGGCCGTCCGCCGAGGCGAACGAACCCGAGCCGCCGTTGTTGAAGCGCACCGCGGAGCGCTGCACGTGCTGGAGCCACGCCGGCGTCGGCTCGAAGCCGTAGCGCTGTTTCAGTTGCTCGGCCGGCGGCGCGTTGAGGAGCCACATGCCGTCATCGGCGCGTAAGAGGGCCGCGGCGCCGAGGACGAACGGGAGAAGGAGGGATCGGGGGTAACGAAGTCGCATAAGCCCTCGAACAAACCCGCCTTCGCGCGGCTCTCAACCCGGATTTGGCGAACGGTCAAAAATTACGGCCAACGGCGCAGCGCGCGCGACGACGCCGCTCCCCCGGGCTTGCCACTCCGCGCCCGTCGCACACGATGCGGCCGAGCGCATGATTCACTCGTTCATCTTCAGCGACGGCAAACTGGTCGGCCGTGACCTCGAACTGGAGGCTCTCCGCCTCGTCCGCGCCGACAAGGGCCTGATCCTCTGGGTCGACCTCGACAACCCGACCGACGAGGAAATCAAAGCCATCCTCGAAGGCGTCTTCCAGTTCCACCCGCTCGCCATCGAGGACTGCGTCGCGCCCAGCGACCTCCCGAAAATCGAGGACTACGAGGAATACCTCTTCATGGTCACGCACGCGGTCGACTTCAACCGCAAGGACAAGTTCGCCACCACCGAGCTAGATATGTTTCTCGGCAAGGACTACTTCGTCACCTTCCACCGCCAGCCACTGCGCTCGATCACCCTGATGAAGGAACGCGCCGCGAAGAACACCACGCTCGCGCCGCGCGGCCCCGACCGCCTCGCCCACACCTGCCTCGACCTCATGATCGACGGCTTCGCGCCCGTGCTCGACGAGTTGCGCAACGAACTCGACGAGATCGAGGAAATCATGCTCCACAAGAGCACCACCGAGTCGTTCATGCAGGAGATGCTCCACGCGCGGAAGGACTTCGCGAAACTCCGCCAGATCGTCCGCCCGCAACGCGACGTCATCGAACGCCTCGCCCGCGGCGACACCAAGATGATCCGCAGCACGCTGCTGCCCTATTTCCGCGACCTGCGCGACAACCTCGCGCGCTTCGAGGACGCCGCCAACAGCTACCACGAGCGCCTCATGATGGCCTTCGACATCTACCTCAACAAAGCGCAGTTCGAGGCCAACGAAGGCATCAAATTCCTCACCGCGCTCACCGCCATCACGCTACCCGCCGTGCTCGTCGGCGGCTGGTATGGCATGAACTTCGACCACATGCCCGAGCTCAAGTCGCCCCACGGCTACCTCTGGGCCGCGTGCCTGACCTTCGTCTCGACGGTGCTGATGTGGATCTACCTGAAGAAAAAGCGCTGGATGTAAGGTAGCCCGCGACCTCCGGGCGCGGGTCACCCCGTTCCCATTCCATCTTCCCGCTGCGCCGCCCGCCCGCGCGCCCCACTGTTTCGCTGCGCTGCACTCCCCGCTTGCACGCCGGCGCGCCCGCGCAAGTCTGCCGCGATGCGCCTACTCCCGCTGTTCGCCGCCGCCGCGTTCGCCACCGCGCTTTGCGCCCAGGAAAAACCCGCCGCGCCCAACGCCGCCACCGCACCCGCCGACCCCGACGCCCAGATGCTGCGCCGCATCTACGACGCCGCGCTCGTCGACAGCCCCGCCTACGAAAACCTCCGCGAACTCACCACGCGCTTCCCCGGCCGCCTCGCCGGCACCCCCGCCGGCCGCGGCGCCGAACAGTGGGGCGAGGAAGTCCTCAAAAAAATCGGCTGCGACCGCACCGAGCTGCAGCCGACGATGGTCCCGCACTGGGAACGCGGCGCCGCGGAGTCCGTCCGCATCGCCCACGCCAACGGCCAATCCGCCGCGCTCTCCACCGTCGCGCTCGGCGGCTCCGTCCCCACGCCCGCCGGCGGACTCACCGCGCCCGTCGTCGAACTCCGCTCGCTCGACGAACTGAAGTCCACCGACGTGAAGGGCAAAATCGTCTTCTTCAACGGCGCCATGAACCCGCGCTACGTCATCCCCGGCCAAGCCTACGGCGAAGCCGGCCGCCAGCGCAACCAAGGCCCCGCCGAAGCCGCCAAGCACGGCGCCGTCGGCGTCCTCGTCCGTTCGCTCACGCACCGCCTCGACGACGTCCCGCACACCGGCAACACCACCTACCTGCCCGACGTCCCGCGCATCCCCGCCGCCGCCCTCAGCACCATCGCCGCCGAGCAACTCAGCGCCGCGCTGAAAACCGACGCCTCGCTCCAGATCGCCATGCAGATCAACTCCTCGTGGCACGACGACTGGCCCGCCGCCAACGTCATCGGCGAAATCCGCGGCTCCGAGTCCCCGGAAAAAATCATCCTCGTCGGCGGCCACCTCGACAGCTGGGACATCGCCCCCGGCGCGCACGACGATGGCGCCGGCATCGTCCAATCCATCGACGTCCTCCGCATCTTGAAAGCCATCGGCTACACGCCGAAGCACACCATCCGCGCCGTCCTCTTCGCCAACGAGGAAAACGGCCTCCGCGGCGCCACCACCTACGCCGAAGTCGCCGGCAACAAGAAGGAAGTCCACCTCCTCGCCCTCGAAACCGACGGCGGCGGCTACTCCGCCCGCGGTTTCAACATCGGCAACGCTGCCGGCGACGCCCATCTGAAAGCCGCGCGCTTCAAACCGCTCTTCGAACCCTACGGTGTGTTCATCTTCCAAGCCGGCCGCGGCGGCGCCGACGTCGGCCCGCTCATGGCCAAGGGCAACACCGTCGCCGGCCTCATCCCCGAGGCGCAGCGCTACTTCGACATCCACCACACGCGCGAGGACACGATCGACAAGGTGAACAAGCGCGAACTCGAGCTCGGCGCCGCCGCCATGGCCGCCCTCGTCTACCTCGTCGACCAGCACGGCCTGTGAAGGAACACCGCTCGCGTGCGGTAGGGCGGGACCGCTGGGCCCGCCGCGATGACGCTCCACGGCGCGCCCAGCGGTCGCGCCCTACCCGTCTTTCCGGTTCGTGTGTTCCATGGTGACTCGCCCCTGATCGCCCCATGAACGCCCTCCTGCGCGACCTTCGCGCCCAGCGCCTCATCGCGGCGAACGTCACCTCGTCGATCGGCTCCGGCGTCACGATCATCGCCGTGCCGTGGCTGCTGGTGAACCGCCCGGGCGGTTCGCAAATCTACGGCTGGGCCACCGCGCTCACCACGCTCGCGATCTTCGCCTTCGCGCCCTACTACGGCGCCTGGGTCGACCGCCACTCGCGGAAGACGATGCTGCTCCTGAGCGAGATATTCGGCGCCACCGCCACACTCGCCATGGCGCTCACGGGCTTCATCCGCGGCGAATTCGCCACGTGGCAACTCGTCACCGTCTACTTCTGCGGCATGTTCTACTACACGCTGCACTTCCCGGCGAAGTTCGCGTTCATCCAGCAGATCTTCGGCCGCGCGCACTACCAATCGCTCACCAGCGTCATGGAAATCCAAGGCCAGACCGCCTCGATGCTCGCCGGCGGCCTCGCCTCGCTGCTCATCGGCCACGTCAGCCTCACCACGATCCTCCTCCTCGACGCCTCGACTTACTTCGTGAGCTTCGTGCTCCAATCGACGATCCCCTACGAAGCCACGCACCAAACCGCCGAAACGAAAAACGCCCCCGCACCCAACGCCTGGCGCGCCGTCGGCGAAGCGTGGGCTTGGCTGCGCGAACGCCCCGCGCTCTCCACCTTCCTGCTCTGTTCCTTCGTCCCGTTCCTCGGCATCATGGTCAGCAACTACCTGTTTCCGATCTACGTGGCCTCGACGCTGCACGAAACGCCCGGCGTCTACGGCCGCGGCGAGATGATCTTCGCCGTCGGCGCCATCGCGGCCGGCGTGTGCGTGCCGTTCCTCACCGCGCGCTTCAACCACGCGCGCACGACGGTCGCGCTCGCCGCCGTCTTCCTCGTCGGCCTCCTGCTCCTCGCCGTCTGGCCGCGCACCCTCCCCTTCTACGCCGCGATGGTCTTCCTCGGCCTCGGCAACGCCGGTGTGCGCGTCGCGCGCAACGTCATCGTCCTCGAAGCCGTGCCCAACACCCTCATGGGCCGCATCCACGTCTTCTTCCTCGTCGCCGAACGCTCGCTCCGCACCGTGCTCATCCTGCTCATGACCGCGCTGGTCGACGTCCACGGCGCCCCGCTGTGCTTCGCGTTGCTGCTGCTCGTCGCCGCCGCCGCCTTCATCGGCATGCTCCGCTCCCGCCCCGCCGCCGAAGCCGCCCAAGCCGCGCCGGCGCACTGAGCCACGCGCGGTTTGCCACGCGCCCCACGCTCGCTCACGCTCCGCCCCGTGAACCAGCCCCCGTGCTTCAACGTCCTCGGCGTCGGCGTGCACGCGCTCTCGCTCGCCGAAGCGCGCGATCACCTGCTGGCCACGCGCGGACAAAAACGCTGCGGCTGCGTCTACGCCACCGGCGTCCACGGCATCAGCGAAGCGCAAAGCGATCCCGCGCTCCGCGCCCTCTACAACCGCGCATGGCTGAACGTCCCCGACGGCATGCCGCTCGTGTGGCTCGGCCGCTGGCACGGCCACCGCGCCATCACGCGCGTCTACGGCCCCGACCTCATGCTCGCGGTCTGCGACGCCGGCCGCGCGGTCGGACTCACGCACTACTTCTACGGCGGCGCGGCAGGCGTGGCCGAGCTGTTGCGTGAGAAACTCACCGCGCGCTTCCCCGGCCTCGCCGTCGTCGGCACTTTCACGCCGCCTTTCCGACCGCTCACGCCGGAGGAATTCGCGGCATTCCAGGCCGACATCGCCGCGCGCCAGCCCGACATCATCTGGGTCAGCCTCGGCGCGCCGAAGCAGGAAAAATTCGCCGACGCCGCATGGTCGCGACTCGACGTCGGCGCGCTCGTCACCGTCGGCGCCGCATTCGATTTCCACACCGGCCGCGTGCGGCAGGCGCCGCGCTGGATGATGCGCGCCGGACTCGAATGGTTCTTCCGCCTGTGCATGGAGCCGAGGCGGCTCGCACGCCGCTACCTCGTGCACAACCCCATGTTCCTGTTGAGAACCTTCGCCCAGCTCACCGGCCTCCGCCGCTTTCCGCTGGACGAACGACCGCGCTAGAACAAATCGCCCTGCTGCATCGCGCCGCGGCGCTCGGGGTCGAGCGTGCTCGTTTGGAGCAGCCACGGGATGGTCGCCCCGGAAAACTCCGGCCGGCGCAGCAGGTCCAGCAGCAGCAACGCCCCCGCCAGTGCATCGTAGAGCGCGGCGTGATAGCGGCGTCGGTGCGGCGGACAGTGCGCCGCGGCCAGCTCGTCAAGTTGGGTTTGCAAGCCCGCGGAGACGATCAGGTTTGCCAGTTTCGCCTCCGGCAACTGCGGGAAAATCTGCGGATACAGCCGTCCCGTATCGATCCACGGCCCCCACTCGTGCGCGTCGCGACCCGCATGCACGAAATCCGGCGCCGTGCGCGGATACGCCCAGACGGACTTCAGGAGCGAATTCTCCGCGTTCGCGAAATGCGCGGCGAGCGGCCCCGTCTCGCGCAACGTCGCGAAAAACTCCCACTCGTGCGCGAACGGCAGCTCGCCTTGCACGCTCTCGGCGCGCAGGCCGTGAACCGCGGTGTCTTCGAGCGCGACGCGCCCAGTCGCCGCGCACGCGCGCGTGCGCGTCTCGGCAATCGATCCGCCCCGCAACGTGACCACGCCGAACTCGAGGATGCCCGACGTGCGGTTGCCCTCGAAGTCGATGAAGTGAATCGGCGTGTCGGCCCAATGCATTGCCTACCACGAAATACACGAAACACACGAAATCACGGCTATTCATGCTCGTCGCAATTTTCGTGTATTTCGTGTGTTTCGTGGTTTCAAAGAGCTCCGATGCACCTCGCCGCCGAACGCGCTTTCCTCCTCGAACTCGCCACCGCCAGCGGCGACTTCATCCGCCCGCTTTTCGGCCGCCACGACGTGGCGGTCGAGTTGAAAGGGGACCTCACGCCGGTCACCGCGGCCGACCGCGGCGCGGAGGAATTGCTCCGCCGGATGATCAACACGCGTTTCCCCGCGCACGGCATCCTCGGCGAGGAGTTCGGCCCGGAGCGCATCGATGCCGAGTTCGTCTGGGTGCTCGATCCCGTCGACGGCACGAAATCCTTCGTCACCGGTGTGCCGCTCTTCGGCACGCTCATCGCCCTGCTGCACCACGGCCAGCCCGTGCTCGGTTGCATCCATCAACCGATCCTTCGCCAACTCGTGGTCGGCGACGGCACCACCACCACGCTCAACGGCACGCCGGTGCGTTGCCGCGCCACTCGCGCGCTCGCCGACGCCACCCTGCTCACCTGCGACTGGACGACGCCAGCGGTTCACCAAAACGGTCCCGCCTTCGACCGCCTCTCGCGCTCTGTGAAGCTCGCCCGCACGTGGGGCGACGCCTACGGCTACCTCTTGCTCGCGACCGGCTGGGCCGACCTCGTGGTCGATCCGATCATGAACCCGTGGGATATCGCCGCGCTCGTCCCGGTCATTCGCGGTGCCGGCGGCGTCATCACCGATTGGCAAGGCGGCGCGGCCTATCCCGCGACCTCCACGATCGCCGCCGCGACGCCTGAGTTGCACGCCGCCATGCTGGCTGCATTGAAGCCGTGAAAACAAAAGCGGCGCCTGCACGGCGCCGCTCAAATTTCATCCACCGTATCGTCGCGCGTCAGGCGCGGGCCTGCCGGCGGCGCCACGCGACCACGCCGAGCGCCGCGAGACCCGCGAGCGCCGCATAGGTCGACGGCTCGGGCACGGCGCTAACCGAAGAGTAGTTCAGCATCGAGGTGCTGAACGTGCCCGAGGTGAACGTGGAGATGCGCGCCTCGTCGATCGCACCCGCGTAGTTGATGCCCAGCACAAACGTGCCCGTCGGATCGTTGATCGCGCGTCCCGCGTTGAACGTGGGGGCGCTCGTGTCGTTCACGTAGACGCGCGCGGTGCCGGCGTCCCAGACGATCGCCGCGTAGTTCCATTGCCCGGCGGTGACCGTGGCGTTCGCCGCTTCGTCGATGTGTCCGCCTTGGAGCAGCTGCACGCTGGAGTTGTGCAGATAGAGGCCGAGGCCGTTGTTGCTCGTGTCGCCGTTGTAGAGCAAATACTGGTCGCCCGTGACGCTCGTCGGTTTGAACCACATTTCCATGATGAACGACGAGCCGTTCGTCAGCGCCGAGTAGGCCGCCGTGCTGAACTGCGCGGAGGCGTTCATGTCGACGGCCAACGACGAGCCGCTACCGGGCGTCGAATTCGTGTAGGTCGCCGCGCCGGAGGCGAGCGAGAGATTGCTCCCAACGCTCGCGGTGGTCGAAACACCGACAGCACCGCCGTTGGCCGCGCCGGCGTCGGCTTCGCCGAAGCGCCATTGCGCAAGGATGGTCTGGGCGGAGAGTGTCGCGGCGAGACAGGAGCCAACGAGAGCGAGACGGAGGACAAATTTCATGGTCAGCGGGGCGGTTCAGGTGGTGAGTGGTGGGTTGATATTTCGGTGAAAATCAGCGGCAAGCGGCGGGCTCGGAAAAGTGCTGTGCATGCTAGCATGCCATTTCGCGCGGGACCTCGGGCGTGGTGGCGTCCAACTCGATCCGGCGCGCGATCGCCTCGTCGCGCGTGCGCACGCGCAGCTTGCGGTAAATCCCGCGAATGTGAGCCCGCACCGTGTCCTCGGAAATTCCGAGCTGCCCGCCAATGCCGCGATAAGTCGCGCCGGTCGCGAGCTGCGAGAGCACGTCGCGTTCGCGGGACGTGAGCACCGGCCGCGCCACGATCATGCCGCGTTCGCGCGCGAGCGCCCGCACCACGAAGCGCCCCACGCTGCGCGACAACGGCGCGCCGCCGAGGTGTGCCTCCCGCGCCGCCGCGAGCCACTCCGCGGGCGTCGCGCTCGCGCCCTCGAGAAAGCCGATCGCACCGAACCGCAAAGCCCGGATCGCTTCCGTCGCGCCGGCTCCCACCGCGATCACCGACGTCGCCGGAAATTCCTCCGCCACTTCCGCCAGCAGCGCCGGGCTGTCCTCATCTCCCAGCGACATCTCCACGAACGCCACGCGAGGCGGGCGCGCGCGCAGGAACTCGCGCGCTTCCCGCACCGTGCCGCAATCCAGGACCAACATGTCGTCGCTCGCCGCAAAAACCGACGCCGCAGCCACACGGGCCGCCGGTTGATGAAGGACGAAGGAAACGCTGATCACGATGCGCCCGAACTAGTCGCGTCGTGCTAGCACGGTCAAAACCGCGGGCGACCATGGTCGGACGACCAGGTGTTGCACTCGGCTTCCGTTTCGTTTCGCTGCCCCGGTCGCCCCCGCAATGACCGACGCCGCTCTCTCCCGGCAGGCCAACCGCCTGCGCTTCGACGACCCCGCCCAGGAAGCCCGCTTTCGAGCCGATCACGACGAACGCTCGCTGCGCCAATGGCGCATCGCCGCCGGGCTGGGCGCGGCGGCGGTCGTCGCGATCGGGCTTTTCTACCAAATCAACAACGCCGCCTCGGCCCGCGTGGAGAGCTTCGGCCGCTTCGCCCTCGTGCTGCCTTGGTTCGCGCTCATGTTCGCGTTCACCTTCTGGCGTCGCCAACGCCCGCACCTGCAGCTCATCGGCGCGCTCTGCTGCACCGCTGCCGTCTCGTTCTATTTCCTGACCCAGTGCTTCGCCGTCGCGACGCAGATGCGGCTCACCTACTCGCTTACCGTGAGCCTGTTTTCGCTCAACGGGCAGTTCCTCGTCGCCGTCGCGGTCGCGGTGCCGCTGAGCACGCGCGCGGTCGGCGTCACCCTGTTCATCACCACGGCGATCGGCTACCTTTTCATCCGCGCGGCGTATCCCTCCGCCGCTCGCGATTTTCTGCTGCACCAGACGATCATCCAACAAGTCGCGACCGTCGGCCTGATTTCCCTCGTGTTGATCGCGGTCACGTGGGCGCGCGAGCGGCTGCAGCGCCTCTCCTTCGCCCAACAGGAACAGCTCGCCGCGATGAACGCCGAGCTCGCGCGCCTCAACGCCGAGAAGAACGAATTCATGGCCATCGCCGCCCATGACCTGCGCGCGCCGCTCGCCAGCGTCGGCGGCACCGCCGAGCATCTCGCCCCCCGCGCCGCCGATCCCGCCCTCGCCCGCGGCTTCGCGCTCATCGCCGACCAATCGCGCCGCATGCTCGCCCTCGTCAACGACTACCTCGGCGCGCACGCCGCCGAAAGCGGTCAGTTGCCGGTGCGCCTCACGCAACTCGAACTCGGTCAAATCGCTCGCGACTCCGCGCAACGCCACACCGCCACTGCCGCGGCGAAGCGCCAGCGCATCGAACTCGGCGGCATCGACGCCGGCGTGCACGTCGAAGCCGACGCCACGTTGCTCGCCCAAGTGATCGACAACTTCGTGACCAACGCCCTCAAGTTCAGCCCGCCCGACTCCACCGTGCGCCTCGAGGTGCAAACCGCCCCCGGTCACCCGCGCGCCCGCCTCGCCGTCGTCGACCAAGGTCCCGGCATCGCCGCCGACGAGCACGGGAAGCTCTTCCGCAAATTCGGCCGCGCCAGCACGCGCCCCACCGGCGGCGAATCCTCCCACGGCCTCGGCCTCGCCGTCGCCAAACGCCTCGCCGAAGCCATGGGCGGCAGCGTGGGCTGTGACAGTGAAATCGGGCGCGGCGCCACGTTCTGGATTGAACTGCCCCGCCAC
It includes:
- a CDS encoding response regulator transcription factor, encoding MLVLDCGTVREAREFLRARPPRVAFVEMSLGDEDSPALLAEVAEEFPATSVIAVGAGATEAIRALRFGAIGFLEGASATPAEWLAAAREAHLGGAPLSRSVGRFVVRALARERGMIVARPVLTSRERDVLSQLATGATYRGIGGQLGISEDTVRAHIRGIYRKLRVRTRDEAIARRIELDATTPEVPREMAC
- a CDS encoding HAMP domain-containing histidine kinase, which produces MTDAALSRQANRLRFDDPAQEARFRADHDERSLRQWRIAAGLGAAAVVAIGLFYQINNAASARVESFGRFALVLPWFALMFAFTFWRRQRPHLQLIGALCCTAAVSFYFLTQCFAVATQMRLTYSLTVSLFSLNGQFLVAVAVAVPLSTRAVGVTLFITTAIGYLFIRAAYPSAARDFLLHQTIIQQVATVGLISLVLIAVTWARERLQRLSFAQQEQLAAMNAELARLNAEKNEFMAIAAHDLRAPLASVGGTAEHLAPRAADPALARGFALIADQSRRMLALVNDYLGAHAAESGQLPVRLTQLELGQIARDSAQRHTATAAAKRQRIELGGIDAGVHVEADATLLAQVIDNFVTNALKFSPPDSTVRLEVQTAPGHPRARLAVVDQGPGIAADEHGKLFRKFGRASTRPTGGESSHGLGLAVAKRLAEAMGGSVGCDSEIGRGATFWIELPRHG